One Pleurocapsa minor HA4230-MV1 genomic window, CTGTGAAATTTCCTCTTTGTTATAAACATCGATAATTTTTTGTCTGAAATCGAGTGAATACGCTTTCATTTAAGATTTGCTTTCCGAATTTCAACTAATGTATCTCACTTATTTGAGAAATGCTATACATCGGTCAAATAAGTATTTCACAAATGAATGAAATTATGGCAGCAATTGATGATTTATTAGGGCAAGATTAACAGATAATTAAGCTGTAACCGCTCAATTTAAAATTATCATTACTCCATTGAATAATCATGCTGTATTGGTTCATGAATTCTTATCCTCTCTTAACTCTTGCAGTAAATTATTTTAACTATAAAAAACTGCGATCGCTTTTTTTTTACATATTTAGAAGATTTATTGTTAATTTTTGACGCTTACTAAAATACTTTCTCTTGTGAATATGGCAATAACTCTTTTGCCAAATCTTGATATAGATATATGAAGTCATGGGTATTATTAATACATAAACTGACTATAGAATATTGAGAACCTGATTATGACTCTGATTAAAACAATATGTAGAATTCAATATCAAGTGGCAAAATTAGAAATAATAGAATTTCTATTCCAACACGAGAAAAATGCTAAACCAAGTCTAGAATCAGAAATTGCTTGCAACATGATTACTACATTAAGGCAAAAGTTGTTTGACGATTCTGAAACTTGTTTTGATTTATTTCTGTTTGAAACATTTGCGAATACAATAAAGCCATCTATCCAATCCTTACAAAACACAATAGCTAGTGTTAATAATTTTATATTACGAATGAATAGCGGTTTGACAACCCCAGATACATTGCTTCTCAAGGAGTTGTTCACTAACATTATTACTGCTTTGCTTTCACTTAACACAGTTCTTGAAACTCAATTGCTAGAGTTATCTGAATTATCTTTAAACCTTGATTCTTTAGAGTACGATGTTGAGTTAAAATTATCAGCACTCAATATTAACTCACCTTCATATACTGAACAAGAAAATGATCATATCTTGATCCACTCTGAAGCTTTGCTCAAAAAACTCATTAGTAAATGCATGGGAGATCGTGAGCAAGCTGAACGATTAATTCGATATGAATATCAGAAAAATTCTAAAATGAGTCGAGAGGATGCAGTTCAGTCTGCGATTACTAGATGGGAATTGGATAATCGTTAATGATGTCTGGCAAATATTTTTAATAAATACTTATATTTAGCTATCAATTTTACTCATTGAATAAGCTTGAGTGTTGAAATAACAGGTTTATTACCAATTTTTATTTTGCTGGAAAAGATTAGAGATCGCTCTTTACTATTACAGATTTAAAAGACTTGTTTTTGGGTAAGTTAGTTTTTAAATATAGTCAAAGTGGTATTTTGGCAATTCTATCAATCCATTCTTCTGCATTAGATACTGCCCAAATTAACAGTAATTCTTCAATAATCATTTCAATTGTTACTTTTCTCGAAACGATAAGAACTCCCGAACTTTGATTGTTAGTAATAAACTCAGCAAATTCTGACGGCATTGTTCTGCGATTATGACTAATTAAAATACGGTTTTGTCTTGCTGCAATTGTCAATACTTCTGCATCTTTTAATCCTTCCAACTCAGCAGCATTAGCAGTTTGAAAGTCAATAGTTGGTTTAAATCAGCATCAGCTTGATAACGAATTTTCACTCTTTTAGTTCTTTTTTCGCTTTAATTAACTTGTTATACAGTGCAGGATCGCTAGTCTGTAATGGTTGAGGCATTGCTTTAAATGCTGCTGCTTCTGTCGCTAGATAACTATCAATCTCGGCACGATTAGCTAAATAAAAGGTAATTCCACCATAAACTTGTTCGAGTGTTAATAAAGGAAAAGACTGAACTATACTTTCAGGAGACAATCCTCGATTGAAAGCATAAACTATTGAATCTAAAGAAATTCTAGTTCTTTCTATCCAATAAGCATCATGGCGATACTCTACATAAGATTTAGTAGTAACAACTGACATGATTAATTTTGACTATAACTTGGCTTTAATTATTGTAACTAGCGTTGGTGCGATCGCATAACCGATAAATGAGGACATACTTTGGTTTGTATAAACTCGGTTAATTCTGAATAAAGCGATCGCCAGATAGATAAATTAACGTTGTGCGTTATATTGTAGAAAAATCTGCACAAATGCTAGTTAACTTTCTATGGCTACTAATTTAGAAATTGACAATGAATTAATCTAAGAAGCATTAAAACTTGGCGGACATCGTACCAAACGTGCTGTTGTGGAAGAAGCTTTACAAGAATATGTTCAACGACGCAAACAACTAAAAATTATCGAATTATTTGGGACAATCGAATATGAAGATGACTATGACTACAAACAACAACGACACAAGTTATGAAAGTTATAGTTGACACTTCTGTTTGGTCATTAGCATTAAAACGACAACCGAAAACCAGCGATGTAGTAGTCAAGATTTACGATTTAATCGCCGATAGTCGAGTAATTATTCTCGGTGCAGTTAGACAGGAAATTCTTTCTGGTATCAAACATCAAGAACAGTTTGAAAAATTGAAAAATTATTTTCGAGCTTTCCCCAATCTGACACTAGATGCAGAAGATTATGAATTAGCAGCAGACTATTTTAATATTTGTCGTCGTCGTGGTATTCAAGGGGCAAACACTGACTTTTTGATTTGTGCGACTGCAAGCCGAAGAAATTACGAAATTTTTACTACAGACAAGGATTTTATCAGTTTCAGTCAGTATTTACCAGTTGTATTGACAAAACTGTAATGTCTTCCCATACAAGCGATCGCATAACCAATAAATGAATACATATTCTGGCTTGTATAAATTCGGTTAATTCTGAATAAAGCGATCGCTCAATAGCTCAATTCAAATATTCCTAACCGTTCCAGCTATTATATATGGATAATTCATAATTAGATTTATATCATGACAACTAAAAGTGATGTCATTGTTAGCGATCCAGAACTTATGGGGGGAACACCTGTATTTAAAGGCACTCGCGTCCCTATTAAAAACTTAATTGATTATTTAGAAGCAGGAGATTCATTAGATACATTTCTCGCTCATTTTCCTAGTGTTACCAAACAAGATGCTATATCTGTTCTCGAACTGGCTAAGGAAATGTTAATTGCTTATGCGCATCCTGCTGGATGAATGTGTTCCTAACCCTTTAAAACGGGAATTTGCCGACTTAGATCTTAAAACAGTCAGGGAAATGGGGTGGTTGGGAACAAAAAATGGAGCATTGCTACAATTAATGTCTGAGTCAGGATTTACTATTTTGCTAACAAGCGATCGTAATATAAAATATGAGCAAAATCTACAACAAGCTGGTATTGCAGTAATTGTTATGGTTGCACGTACCAATCGTCTGCAAGATCTATTGCCATTGGTATTAAAAGTACGTCAAGCTCTAACTACAATTGCCCCAGGAGAGGTAATTGAGGTTGATAATTACTAAGTACTTAAACACAATTAATTACCTATTTAGATTCTCTGTAACCTTTGTACAGAAAAAATTTATCTTCTAAAAAATGTGTAATTAATTTTATGCGACTACTTAATAATGTGAATAGCTTTGCTGATGCGATTTTTAATCACATTTTTCTGCTGCAATGCGTCGTTTAGTTTGCGATCGCTCTATTCAAAAATGGTAAAAAATGTCATAATCTGTCATGTAGGGTTAAAACTATCTGACCATGAAAAGTATTAATATTTCTTTACCAGAAGAAATGCGAATATATATAGAGGAACAAGTAGCTATTGGGGGCTATAGTACCACCAGTGAATATATCCGCCAATTAATTCGTCAAGATCGCCAACAGAAAGCAGAAAAGCAACTCGAACAATTATTATTAGAGGGTTTAAATTCTGGTGAAGCTAGCCCCATGACAGCAAAAGATTGGGCAGAAATTCGTCAGGCAGTGACAGATAAAATTGCAGCGCGGAAAAACAATTCTGTGGGTTAATGAGAATTCTTAAAAGACCCTAAGTTATCAAGGATTTGATTGAATTAGCAACATATTTAGCTGAAGATAACTTAGATGTTTCAGAACGTTTTTTATTTGCAGCAGAAAAGACTTTTCAGAAGTTATCACAATTTCCCCAGAGAGGAAAACTATCAAATTTGCCTCATCCTCAATTAAGTGATACTAGACAATAAGCTATTGAAGGATTTAGAAAACATATTATTTTTTATCGTCTTACTGATTCTGAAGTTGAGATCGTTCGAGTCATTAATGGTACAAGGTATATTGAGGCAATACTAAAACAGGATTTAGAAGAAGATTAAATGTTGCTTGCGATCGCTTTTATATCGTTACAGATTGAGAACATTTGTTTTGAAATGAGTTTATTAGGCGATCGATCGCCATGCTATGCTCCGTGATACGAGTTCTTTTAAAACTGTTGATTTGGCTGCGGAGTATTTTAATAGTGACGATGCTCCAGAACTAACAGCATTTATTTTAGCCTCTTCATAGCGTTTTGCTTCTTCTGGATATGCTTGAAGATAGTCCCTAAGTGCAAGATTAGAATTCCAATGCTTTCCTTTTCGTTTAACAATATGCACATTAAATGACTGTAATTGACGATATCGGAAATACAAACGCTCTGGTACTCCAGCTTCACCAAATGTATCGTAACCAAGACTAATCAGTTTATTTATTAAATTATGCGACGGTGGAAAGGATTCTAGTCCAATCATAATATCAATAATTGGTTTAGCATAAATATCTAAAATCGCCGTACTACCAATGTGTTGAATAGCCGTAAAATCAACTTGGAGATTTATTTGAAGTCGTTTCTGCTCATCAACAAAATACTTTCTCCACAAAGGATTATGTTTTTCTAAATGTATTGGTTCATCAATCATTTTTTGTCTTTAATGCTACAAATAATAAAATAATAGTTATTAAGTTATCTATTTAACTAAATATATATCTTCTATACCTGTAAGTATATACATCCATATTTAAGCATAACAATTAGTAAATAGATAAGAAAAATACAACAATTGATAGATTGTCGGACAACTGTAATCTTGAAATAATTGAATCATTCGATTAAAAAATAAGCTTTTGCTTCAATATAATGATTCAAGGTTTTATTCAAATAGCTTTAACGCTATTAATTTTAGTTTTAATTGTGCCGTGGTTTGGCAATTATATGGCTCGTGTTTTTTTAGCTCAAAAAACTATTTTAGAGCCGATCGCAAAACCACTGGAAAAATTAATTTATGCAGTCGGTGGTATTAATTATCAAAAAAGTATGACTGGTTGGCAATATGCCCGAAGCGTATTGGTTAGTAACCTGGTTATGTTAGTTTTTGTATTTCTTCTCCTAATTTTCCAGGGGATTTTACCTTTAAATCCTACAGGTTTAACTGCACCAAATTGGGATTTAGCATTGCATACGGCTGTTTCTTTTGTCACTAATACTAATCAACAACATTATTCAGGAGAAACAACTTATTCCTACGCTTCACAGATGTTTGCCTTGGGATTTATGATGTTTACCTCGGCAGCAACAGGAATGGCTGTGGCGATCGCTTTTATTCGCGGTTTAACAGGCAATCCTTTGGGTAATTTTTATGTGGATTTAACTAAATCAATTACGCGCATTTTATTACCAATCTCAATAGTAGGTGGTATTGTTTTATTAATCTTAGGTGTACCCGAAACTTTAGCTCCACCAGCAGTTGCGAATACTTTAGAAGGTGCAACTCAATATATTGCTAGAGGGCCTGTCGCTCATTTTGAAATTATTAAACAATTAGGAGAAAATGGCGGTGGTTTTTTTGGGATTAATTCTGCCCATCCTTTTGAAAATCCCAATAATTTTTCTAACTTAATTGCAACCTTAGCAATGGTTGTTATTCCTGCTTCTTTGATTTATACCTACGGAGTTATGGCAGGCAATAAAAAGCAAGGTTGGCTGATATTTTGGATGGTATTTATTATTTATGTAATTTTAATTGCGATCGCAGCAGTTGGAGAATATAACGGCAACCCAATTGTTAATAATCTTCTTGGTACAAATGCAGTTAACCTAGAAGGGAAAGAAGTTCGTTTTGGTTGGGCGCAAACTGCACTGTGGGCAGTGACTACTACAGGGACAATGTGTGGTGCAGTTAATGGAATGCATGATTCCTTGATGCCAAATGGGGGTTTTGCGACGTTGTTCAATATGTTTCTACAAATAGTTTGGGGTGGACAAGGTACAGGTACAGCTTATCTATTTGTGTTCTTAATTTTAACTGTATTCCTAACAGGTTTGATGGTAGGAAGAACCCCAGAATTTTTAGGACGTAAAATTGAAAAACAAGAAATAGTTTTAGCTAGTGTAATTCTATTAGTTCATCCCATTGCTGTTTTAATTCCCAGTGCGATTACTTTTATTAATCCAGACACTTTATCAGGTATTAGTAACCCTGGTTTTCATGGCATTTCCCAAGTTGTTTATGAATATACCTCCGCAGCAGCTAATAATGGTTCAGGTTTTGAAGGTTTAGGCGATGCAACCTTGTGGTGGAATCTTACCGCAGCATTATCAATGGCTATTGGGCGTTATGTACCAATTATTGCCTTACTTTTACTCGCTGATAACATGAGTCGTAAACAACCAGTACCCGAAACCCCTGGAACATTGCGTACCGATACAAGTTTATTTACTGGAGTTACCGCAGGAGTCATTTTAATTCTCGGCGCGCTTACCTTTTTCCCTGTTTTAGCATTAGGTGCGATCGCAGAAGCGTTTCAGATCGCTAATAATTTATAAGATAAAAGCTAGATCAAGGAAAAACAAAATGTCTTTACAATTAACTATCAATTATCCCGAAAACTTTCCTGACGCGATCGGCAAAACCAGAGAACAATTTGAACAAGAAGCAAAATGGGCAATGGCGATCAAACTTTTTGAACTCAAACAACTTTCTTCAGGAATGGCTGCTGCCTTAATTGGTGTTGAGCGTGTCACTTTTCTGCTTAAGTTAAATGATTATGGAGTTTCAATGATCGATCTTAGTGAAGAAGAATTATTATCAGATTTAAATAATGCCTAAAACCACCCAAATTGTTATTAATACTTCTCCTTTAATTGCTTTAGTTGCTGCGTTAGATAGTCTAGAAGTTTTACAGTTTCTTTATACAGAAGTATTAATTCCTTTTGAAGTATGCCAAGAAATTTTGAGCGGTGGAACAGTAGGGTTTGCAGTTAAAGAATTTCAAGCTGCAACTTGGCTACAAAAACAAACATATCCACTAACAATTTCTCCTTTTTTACTCAACTCTTTAGATATGGGAGAAGCTGCTGTAATTCAATTCGCTTTAAATCAAAATATTCAAACTGTTTGTATTGATGAAGTCGTAGGTAGAAGAATTGCCAGATTAAATGGTTTATCTCTAACTGGTTCAATTGGCATTTTACTTCGTGCTAAAAGAGAAGGCTGTTTTCTATCAATGAAAACAGCTATAAAAAAAATGCTCGATCACAACATTCGCTTAAGTAAGACTGTGATTGATTTTGCTCTCAAAGAAGCAGGAGAAAATTGATAAACATCATTGGTATTAGGTCTAATGTTCTAAGTTTTTAAATCGTTGCTAATTAATTATTATTTGACATCAATAAAATTATGAAAACTACAAATCGCCCTATCGCTGAAAAAAGCAAACGTTATCAGCAAAATAAACAAAAAAAAGTCAATACTAAAGGACTTTACCAACGCGCTTTTAAAGATGCCTTTGTCAAACTTAACCCCAAAGTGATGTTAAAAAACCCCGTCATGTTTGTGGTGTGGTTAGGCACAATTATTACCGCTTTACTAACTATTAATCCCGATCTTTTTGGTACAAATCCTGGAGAAAATCAACGCTTTTTTAACGGTTTAGTTACCATTATTCTTTTTCTTACCATTCTCTTTGCCAATTTTGCCGAAGCAGTAGCCGAAGGAAGAGGGAAAGCCCAAGCAGACTCATTGCGATCAACTAAATCCGATACTACCGCCAGAAAAGTTTTACCCGATGGTGCAATTGAAGAAATTAGTTCTACTAGTCTCCATAAGGGAGATATCATTCAAGTAGTCTCAGGAGATATTATTCCTGCCGATGGGGAAGTAATTGATGGAGTTGCTTCTGTGGATGAATCGGCAATTACAGGAGAATCTGCCCCCGTACTCAAAGAACCTGGTTCAGATATGGCAAGTTCGGTTACGGGGGGTACTAAAATTATTTCCGATGAGTTAAAAATTCGGGTAACATCCGATCCTGGTAAAGGCTTTTTAGATCGCATGATTGCCCTAGTCGAAGGGGCAGAAAGAAGCAAAACCCCAAATGAAATTGCCTTAACTGTATTACTAGCAGTTCTCACCCAAGTCTTTCTGATTGTCGTGGCGACTATTCCCCCCATCGCTAATTATGCTGGTTCTCCTGTCGGAGTAGTAACGTTAATTTCTCTGTTGGTAGCCCTAATTCCCACTACTATCGGCGGGTTACTGAGTGCCATTGGTATTGCAGGTATGGATAGAGTGGCACAGTTTAATGTGATAGCTACTTCAGGAAGGGCGGTAGAAGCTTGCGGTGATGTCAATACTTTAGTCTTAGATAAAACAGGAACAATTACTCTCGGAAATCGTTTAGCCGAACAGTTTATTCCTGTCAACGGGCATAACGAAAAGGAATTAGCCCAAGTTGCTTTGGCTGCTAGCTTATTCGATCAAACTCCCGAAGGTAAATCAATTGTCAAACTCGCCGAGAAATTAGGGGCAAAAATTGATTTTGAACCCAATTCCGCAGAAGGTATTGAATTTTCTGCTAAAACTCGCATGAGTGGTACAGATTTACCCAATGGGAAAGAAGTAAGAAAAGGCGCAATCAATGCCATCAAAGGTTTTGTGCGTTCTCGTGGTGGCGAAGTTAGTTCTGATTTAGATGATGCTTACGAACGGGTATCTCGTCTGGGTGGTACACCTTTGGGTGTGGCTTTGGATGGAGATATGTATGGGGTAATATACCTCAAAGATATTATCAAACCAGGGATGCGCGAACGTTTCGATCAGTTGCGTCGTATGGGAGTTAAAAGTGTCATGTTAACTGGCGATAATCGCATTACCGCTTCAGTAATTGCCCAAGAAGCAGGAGTCGATGACTTTATCGCTGAAGCTACTCCAGAAGACAAAATTTCCGTAATTCAAAAAGAACAGCAACAAGGCAAGTTAGTCGCCATGACAGGGGATGGTACAAATGATGCACCTGCTTTAGCCCAAGCAAATGTCGGTTTGGCGATGAATACAGGTACGCAAGCAGCCAAAGAAGCAGCCAACATGGTTGATTTAGATTCCGATCCCACTAAGTTAATCGATTTAGTTACGATTGGTAAGCAATTATTAATTACCCGTGGTGCGTTAACTACTTTTTCTTTGGCTAACGATATTGCTAAATACTTTGCCATTATCCCTGCAATGTTTGCAGCAGCAGGAATTGGTAGTCTCAATGTTATGGGTTTAGCTAGTTCTCAGTCAGCAGTTTTATCAGCTTTAATTTACAACGCTTTGATTATTCCTGCTTTAATTCCTTTGGCTTTGAAGGGAGTAGAATTTAGACCTTTGAGTGCTAATAAATTATTAACTAGAAATATTTTACTTTATGGTTTAGGCGGTATTATTGCGCCGTTTGTCGGCATTAAAATTATCGATTTAATTATTACTGGAATTGGCTTGAGTTAGGTAATAGGTAATAGGTAATAAGTTTTTTTCTTCGTTATTGAGGTCAAGATCATGAAATTAGATAAATCAAATAAATTTTCACTCAATCAAAATATTATCGAAACAATACAAAATATTGGTGATCGCTTTATCAAAAATCCTTTAGCGATGGTCTTATTCATAACTATCAGTTTGAATTTGATTATTGCCCCTGTAGTTATGGCTGCTTCAGGAACAGAAATTACTCGCAATACCGCTTACGCGATCGGGATTTTATATTGCGTCACCATAGCTTTATCTGTTTATTTGTTCACAGTAATTTTCCAACCCGAAAGATTTTAGGGCGCAAGCCTTGCGCCCCTACATTAAATAATTCATCATTTTAACCATGTCTATACTTCGAGAAACAATAACAGGAATTCGTACCACTTTTATTCTGTGGATACTAACTGCTTTAATTTATCCTTTTCTATTAATTGCGATCGGGCAATTTGTCTTTCCCAATCAGGCAAATGGAAGTTTAATTACTAATGCCCAAGGTGATATTATTGGTTCAGCTTTAATCGGACAAAATTTCACAAGCGATCGCTACTTTTCAAGTCGTCCTAGTACTACTAATTACAGCACTGGTGATGATGCCAAACCTACAGGTGTTAGCGGTGCGAGTAATTTAGCCCCAAGCAATCCCGAATTAACAGCTAGAGTTCAAGAAACTATTACGCAACTGAAACAGAAAGGAATCAAGCCCACTGCTGACTTAGTATATACTTCTGGTTCGAGTCTAGATCCCCACATTACTCCTGAAGCTGCCAGAGGACAAATTCAAAGAGTTGCTCAAGCTAGAGGTTTAGATACTAATCAAGTTGAACTTTTAATGACTAAAAATACGGAAGGAAGATTTTTAAGTATCTTCGGCGAACCAGGAGTAAATGTTTTAAAGTTAAATTTAGCGTTAGATAATTTGAATAGACGTTGAAGTTAATAACTGATATTACGCACTTATTTATCTATAAAAACTGGAGACTATTTTGTACGGAGCCGATCCGAAAGATAAGCATCCGATGAAGGGATTTCCGCAAATCTGCTTCATTCAGAACACTGTGTCGAATCCCAATATCATCATTGGAGATTACACTTATTACGACGATCCAGAAGACTCGGAAGATTTTGAGCGTAACGTCTTATACCACTTTCCCTTTGTCGGCGATCAGCTAATCATTGGAAAATTTTGCGCTTTGGCGAGAGGCGTAAAGTTCATCATGAATGGTGCAAATCACAAGTTAGATGGGTTTTCGACATATCCGTTCCAGATCTTCGGCAACGGCTGGGAAAAAGTTGACCCTCAACCTGAAGAACTGCCGTACAAAGGCAATACAGTAATTGGAAACGATGTGTGGATTGGCTATGAAACAGCGATCATGCCAGGGGTGCAAGTGGGAGA contains:
- a CDS encoding DUF433 domain-containing protein, coding for MSVVTTKSYVEYRHDAYWIERTRISLDSIVYAFNRGLSPESIVQSFPLLTLEQVYGGITFYLANRAEIDSYLATEAAAFKAMPQPLQTSDPALYNKLIKAKKELKE
- a CDS encoding PIN domain-containing protein → MKVIVDTSVWSLALKRQPKTSDVVVKIYDLIADSRVIILGAVRQEILSGIKHQEQFEKLKNYFRAFPNLTLDAEDYELAADYFNICRRRGIQGANTDFLICATASRRNYEIFTTDKDFISFSQYLPVVLTKL
- a CDS encoding DUF433 domain-containing protein gives rise to the protein MTTKSDVIVSDPELMGGTPVFKGTRVPIKNLIDYLEAGDSLDTFLAHFPSVTKQDAISVLELAKEMLIAYAHPAG
- a CDS encoding type II toxin-antitoxin system ParD family antitoxin; amino-acid sequence: MKSINISLPEEMRIYIEEQVAIGGYSTTSEYIRQLIRQDRQQKAEKQLEQLLLEGLNSGEASPMTAKDWAEIRQAVTDKIAARKNNSVG
- a CDS encoding type II toxin-antitoxin system RelE/ParE family toxin translates to MIELATYLAEDNLDVSERFLFAAEKTFQKLSQFPQRGKLSNLPHPQLSDTRQ
- a CDS encoding GrpB family protein encodes the protein MIDEPIHLEKHNPLWRKYFVDEQKRLQINLQVDFTAIQHIGSTAILDIYAKPIIDIMIGLESFPPSHNLINKLISLGYDTFGEAGVPERLYFRYRQLQSFNVHIVKRKGKHWNSNLALRDYLQAYPEEAKRYEEAKINAVSSGASSLLKYSAAKSTVLKELVSRSIAWRSIA
- the kdpA gene encoding potassium-transporting ATPase subunit A, whose amino-acid sequence is MIQGFIQIALTLLILVLIVPWFGNYMARVFLAQKTILEPIAKPLEKLIYAVGGINYQKSMTGWQYARSVLVSNLVMLVFVFLLLIFQGILPLNPTGLTAPNWDLALHTAVSFVTNTNQQHYSGETTYSYASQMFALGFMMFTSAATGMAVAIAFIRGLTGNPLGNFYVDLTKSITRILLPISIVGGIVLLILGVPETLAPPAVANTLEGATQYIARGPVAHFEIIKQLGENGGGFFGINSAHPFENPNNFSNLIATLAMVVIPASLIYTYGVMAGNKKQGWLIFWMVFIIYVILIAIAAVGEYNGNPIVNNLLGTNAVNLEGKEVRFGWAQTALWAVTTTGTMCGAVNGMHDSLMPNGGFATLFNMFLQIVWGGQGTGTAYLFVFLILTVFLTGLMVGRTPEFLGRKIEKQEIVLASVILLVHPIAVLIPSAITFINPDTLSGISNPGFHGISQVVYEYTSAAANNGSGFEGLGDATLWWNLTAALSMAIGRYVPIIALLLLADNMSRKQPVPETPGTLRTDTSLFTGVTAGVILILGALTFFPVLALGAIAEAFQIANNL
- a CDS encoding UPF0175 family protein, yielding MSLQLTINYPENFPDAIGKTREQFEQEAKWAMAIKLFELKQLSSGMAAALIGVERVTFLLKLNDYGVSMIDLSEEELLSDLNNA
- a CDS encoding DUF3368 domain-containing protein, which gives rise to MPKTTQIVINTSPLIALVAALDSLEVLQFLYTEVLIPFEVCQEILSGGTVGFAVKEFQAATWLQKQTYPLTISPFLLNSLDMGEAAVIQFALNQNIQTVCIDEVVGRRIARLNGLSLTGSIGILLRAKREGCFLSMKTAIKKMLDHNIRLSKTVIDFALKEAGEN
- the kdpB gene encoding potassium-transporting ATPase subunit KdpB; translated protein: MKTTNRPIAEKSKRYQQNKQKKVNTKGLYQRAFKDAFVKLNPKVMLKNPVMFVVWLGTIITALLTINPDLFGTNPGENQRFFNGLVTIILFLTILFANFAEAVAEGRGKAQADSLRSTKSDTTARKVLPDGAIEEISSTSLHKGDIIQVVSGDIIPADGEVIDGVASVDESAITGESAPVLKEPGSDMASSVTGGTKIISDELKIRVTSDPGKGFLDRMIALVEGAERSKTPNEIALTVLLAVLTQVFLIVVATIPPIANYAGSPVGVVTLISLLVALIPTTIGGLLSAIGIAGMDRVAQFNVIATSGRAVEACGDVNTLVLDKTGTITLGNRLAEQFIPVNGHNEKELAQVALAASLFDQTPEGKSIVKLAEKLGAKIDFEPNSAEGIEFSAKTRMSGTDLPNGKEVRKGAINAIKGFVRSRGGEVSSDLDDAYERVSRLGGTPLGVALDGDMYGVIYLKDIIKPGMRERFDQLRRMGVKSVMLTGDNRITASVIAQEAGVDDFIAEATPEDKISVIQKEQQQGKLVAMTGDGTNDAPALAQANVGLAMNTGTQAAKEAANMVDLDSDPTKLIDLVTIGKQLLITRGALTTFSLANDIAKYFAIIPAMFAAAGIGSLNVMGLASSQSAVLSALIYNALIIPALIPLALKGVEFRPLSANKLLTRNILLYGLGGIIAPFVGIKIIDLIITGIGLS
- a CDS encoding potassium-transporting ATPase subunit F — translated: MKLDKSNKFSLNQNIIETIQNIGDRFIKNPLAMVLFITISLNLIIAPVVMAASGTEITRNTAYAIGILYCVTIALSVYLFTVIFQPERF
- the kdpC gene encoding K(+)-transporting ATPase subunit C, with the translated sequence MSILRETITGIRTTFILWILTALIYPFLLIAIGQFVFPNQANGSLITNAQGDIIGSALIGQNFTSDRYFSSRPSTTNYSTGDDAKPTGVSGASNLAPSNPELTARVQETITQLKQKGIKPTADLVYTSGSSLDPHITPEAARGQIQRVAQARGLDTNQVELLMTKNTEGRFLSIFGEPGVNVLKLNLALDNLNRR
- a CDS encoding Vat family streptogramin A O-acetyltransferase — translated: MYGADPKDKHPMKGFPQICFIQNTVSNPNIIIGDYTYYDDPEDSEDFERNVLYHFPFVGDQLIIGKFCALARGVKFIMNGANHKLDGFSTYPFQIFGNGWEKVDPQPEELPYKGNTVIGNDVWIGYETAIMPGVQVGDGAIIAAKSVVVSNVPPYTIFGGNPAKCIRQRFDDEVIRSLLEIAWWNWDIGKITRNLEKIVSTDIEALINCE